One Candidatus Omnitrophota bacterium genomic window carries:
- a CDS encoding sulfide/dihydroorotate dehydrogenase-like FAD/NAD-binding protein: MHRIVRKEQLSPEICLVECEAGDLAAAAHAGQFVILRIDENGERFPLTLYDWDREKGTITVVCQAVGVSTKKLCALEQGDNVLDIAGPLGHAVRSGTSGKVICIGGGVGTAEAYPVARFLREEGCDVTVIIGARNKDMVICESDIRKISDKVYVTTDDGTYGRKGFVTDVLAELVGKERYDLVYAIGPIPMMKAVSDMTRGKGIKTMVSLNSIMIDGTGMCGGCRVMYDGETRFACVDGPEFDGHLVDFDDLMLRGRRYRDKEKISLDRYEKDCRIGLGLK, translated from the coding sequence ATGCACAGGATAGTAAGGAAAGAACAGTTGTCCCCTGAAATATGTCTCGTAGAGTGTGAAGCCGGGGATCTGGCCGCGGCCGCCCATGCGGGGCAGTTCGTCATACTCAGAATAGATGAGAATGGAGAAAGGTTCCCTCTTACACTGTATGACTGGGACAGGGAAAAAGGCACGATAACGGTCGTATGTCAGGCTGTGGGCGTAAGCACAAAAAAACTTTGCGCGCTTGAGCAGGGCGATAACGTGCTCGATATAGCTGGACCTCTTGGACATGCCGTGCGATCGGGGACATCGGGTAAGGTGATATGCATAGGAGGAGGGGTAGGCACGGCCGAAGCGTATCCGGTGGCGCGTTTCTTGCGTGAGGAGGGCTGTGATGTTACGGTCATAATAGGCGCGCGGAACAAGGATATGGTGATATGCGAGAGCGATATAAGGAAAATATCGGATAAAGTATACGTGACCACGGATGACGGCACGTATGGGCGTAAGGGGTTCGTTACGGATGTGCTGGCGGAGCTTGTTGGTAAGGAGCGATACGACCTGGTCTATGCCATAGGCCCGATCCCCATGATGAAAGCGGTGTCCGATATGACCCGTGGTAAGGGGATAAAGACCATGGTGTCGCTTAATTCCATAATGATAGATGGTACCGGTATGTGCGGCGGATGCAGGGTGATGTATGACGGGGAAACGCGTTTTGCCTGCGTCGACGGGCCGGAATTCGACGGACACCTCGTGGATTTCGACGACCTGATGTTAAGAGGGCGCAGATACAGGGACAAGGAAAAAATATCTCTAGACCGTTATGAGAAGGATTGCCGTATAGGGCTCGGTCTAAAGTGA
- a CDS encoding peptidoglycan-binding protein — translation MRYLFSGMIICSLVLSGCASYAKRSHVEDLEQRISALEGGSEGQSGQIRHSSGAVTMVADSSAYGGSSGSVSTSAKYEKIDKSLQRALKDMGYYKSDIDGELGPGTRKAIMDFQRDHGLKVDGKAGPKTRAALFKRTDLSARDVQTILKNAGYYDGAIDGKLGPKSIEAIKAFQKNKGLKVDGKVGAETKKALLGI, via the coding sequence ATGAGATATCTTTTTTCCGGTATGATCATATGTTCGTTGGTATTATCGGGATGCGCTTCGTACGCGAAGAGATCCCACGTGGAAGACCTGGAACAGAGGATATCCGCTCTTGAGGGCGGGTCCGAGGGGCAGTCGGGACAGATAAGGCACTCAAGCGGCGCGGTGACCATGGTCGCGGACTCTTCCGCTTACGGCGGGTCTTCCGGTAGCGTGTCAACCTCCGCGAAATACGAGAAGATCGACAAAAGCCTGCAGAGGGCCCTGAAGGACATGGGCTATTACAAAAGCGATATAGACGGGGAACTGGGGCCCGGAACCAGGAAGGCCATCATGGATTTCCAGCGGGACCATGGCCTTAAGGTGGACGGGAAAGCGGGGCCGAAGACACGGGCGGCGCTTTTCAAAAGAACGGACCTGTCCGCGCGGGATGTACAGACCATACTCAAGAACGCCGGTTATTATGACGGCGCCATAGACGGTAAACTGGGGCCCAAAAGCATTGAGGCGATAAAGGCTTTCCAGAAGAACAAGGGTTTGAAGGTGGATGGCAAGGTCGGGGCGGAGACGAAAAAGGCCCTTTTAGGGATCTAG
- a CDS encoding rubrerythrin family protein: MASVKGTKTEKNLLAAFAGESQARNRYTFAASVARKEGYMQIEAIFLETADNEKEHAKRFFKYLEGGMLEIQASYPAGIIGTTLENLKEAASGEHEEWTKLYKEAGETAKKEGFEDIAACFLNIAKVEERHEARYRKLIENIEKSKVFKKDAPVMWKCRNCGYVHTGDSALEKCPSCLHPMAYFELFCENY, from the coding sequence ATGGCAAGTGTAAAAGGAACAAAGACGGAAAAGAACCTTTTGGCGGCATTCGCGGGCGAGTCGCAGGCCCGGAACAGGTATACCTTTGCCGCCAGTGTGGCGCGTAAAGAGGGCTACATGCAGATAGAGGCGATATTCCTGGAAACCGCCGATAACGAGAAAGAACACGCCAAGCGTTTCTTTAAGTATCTCGAGGGAGGCATGCTGGAGATACAGGCCTCGTACCCGGCGGGTATCATCGGCACTACGTTGGAGAACCTCAAGGAGGCGGCGTCCGGGGAGCATGAGGAATGGACGAAACTCTATAAGGAAGCCGGGGAAACAGCTAAAAAAGAAGGATTTGAAGATATCGCGGCGTGTTTCCTGAATATCGCCAAGGTCGAGGAAAGGCATGAGGCCAGGTACCGCAAGCTCATAGAGAATATCGAGAAGTCCAAGGTGTTCAAGAAGGACGCGCCCGTTATGTGGAAGTGCCGTAATTGCGGGTATGTGCATACGGGCGATAGCGCGCTTGAGAAATGCCCGTCGTGCCTTCATCCCATGGCGTATTTCGAGCTTTTCTGTGAGAATTATTGA
- the gltA gene encoding NADPH-dependent glutamate synthase — MRQQDPRERVKNFREVPLGYSEQEAVSEAMRCLQCKTKPCVKGCPAEIDIPRFIKAIKEERFSDAISVIRETNSLPAVCGRVCPQEDQCEKMCVLMKTGKPINIGSLERFVADREREGASLPEDHSPGMRGKGKKVAVIGAGPAGLTCAADLAKKGHDVTIFEALHQPGGVLTYGIPEFRLPKDIVNAEVESIKALGADLKLNYIIGKIKGIEELRADGFKAFFVGVGAGLPYFMGIKGENLNGVYSANEFLTRVNLMKAYRFPEYDTPVTVGKRVAVIGAGNVAMDAARSALRLGAEKVMIVYRRTEAEMPARIEEIHHAREEGIEFNLLTTPISIEDDGNGNIRKMVCLRNELGEPDQSGRRRPVPVDGSDFDMEVDTVIVAIGNGPNPLLIGNIPGLELTKRGYVKTEEHGATNIPDIFAGGDIVTGSATVIAAMGAGKSAARAIDTYLAAL; from the coding sequence ATGAGACAACAGGACCCCAGGGAGAGGGTTAAGAATTTCAGGGAAGTCCCCTTGGGATACAGTGAACAAGAAGCCGTATCCGAGGCTATGAGGTGTCTTCAGTGTAAGACCAAGCCATGTGTGAAAGGCTGTCCCGCGGAAATAGACATACCCAGGTTCATCAAGGCTATCAAGGAAGAACGCTTCAGTGACGCGATATCCGTAATAAGGGAAACGAACAGCCTGCCGGCCGTATGCGGAAGGGTCTGCCCGCAGGAGGACCAATGTGAGAAGATGTGCGTACTCATGAAGACGGGAAAACCCATAAACATCGGGAGCCTTGAAAGGTTCGTGGCCGATCGCGAAAGGGAAGGCGCGTCCCTGCCGGAAGACCACTCCCCGGGGATGCGCGGGAAAGGTAAAAAGGTCGCGGTCATAGGCGCGGGGCCCGCGGGTCTTACTTGTGCCGCCGACCTGGCGAAAAAAGGCCATGACGTGACCATTTTTGAGGCGTTGCACCAGCCGGGAGGCGTGCTTACGTACGGTATACCCGAGTTCCGTTTGCCGAAAGATATAGTGAACGCGGAAGTAGAGTCGATCAAGGCGCTTGGCGCGGACCTTAAGCTTAACTATATAATCGGAAAGATCAAGGGGATAGAAGAACTGAGGGCCGATGGGTTCAAGGCGTTCTTTGTCGGGGTCGGCGCCGGTCTTCCTTATTTCATGGGCATCAAGGGCGAGAACCTGAACGGCGTCTATTCCGCCAACGAATTCCTTACCAGGGTCAACCTGATGAAGGCCTACAGGTTCCCCGAATACGATACCCCGGTGACCGTGGGTAAACGTGTGGCGGTCATAGGAGCGGGGAACGTGGCCATGGACGCGGCAAGAAGCGCTCTCAGGCTGGGGGCCGAAAAAGTCATGATAGTATACAGACGTACCGAGGCTGAGATGCCGGCAAGGATAGAGGAGATACACCATGCCCGCGAAGAGGGGATAGAGTTCAACCTTCTTACCACGCCCATAAGCATCGAGGATGACGGCAATGGTAATATACGGAAAATGGTCTGTCTCAGGAACGAATTGGGAGAACCGGACCAAAGTGGCAGGCGCAGGCCCGTACCTGTGGACGGCTCTGACTTCGATATGGAGGTCGATACGGTGATCGTGGCTATAGGGAACGGTCCGAACCCGCTATTAATAGGGAATATACCGGGTCTGGAGCTTACGAAAAGAGGTTATGTAAAAACTGAGGAACATGGGGCTACGAACATCCCGGATATCTTCGCGGGTGGGGACATCGTTACGGGCTCGGCCACGGTCATAGCCGCTATGGGTGCCGGAAAATCGGCCGCCAGGGCCATAGACACGTATTTGGCGGCATTGTGA
- a CDS encoding glutaredoxin domain-containing protein has product MKTVKIYSTPTCPYCIRLKDFLKSNNVEFENIDVSADQAKAKEMVERSGQMGVPVADIDGEIIVGFDRARISQALGI; this is encoded by the coding sequence ATGAAGACGGTCAAAATATACAGCACTCCAACATGTCCGTATTGTATCAGGCTCAAGGATTTCCTGAAATCCAACAACGTTGAGTTCGAGAACATAGATGTATCCGCCGACCAGGCAAAGGCGAAGGAAATGGTAGAAAGGTCCGGCCAGATGGGTGTGCCTGTTGCGGATATAGACGGTGAGATAATAGTCGGGTTTGATAGGGCCAGGATCTCCCAAGCGCTTGGGATATAA
- a CDS encoding FAD-dependent oxidoreductase produces MSRVRDLIIIGAGPAGITAAVYAARKRMDFVVITLDIGGQTAWSGDIENYTGYQFISGTDLAAKFEEHARKYDVDIHMPESVSDISSGDRVVTVRSDKGEYSARTLIIASGKHSRKLGVPGEEKYRNKGVAYCATCDGPIFSGKKVVVVGGGNSGLEAVLQLVRIASEVTIVNVAPALTGDAILKEKIEADGRIKVMNRSVVKEIKGDRFVTGILVDVSGKEEEVPAEGVFVEVGLTPNAEFAGIVGKNELGEIKINCACETDIPGIFAAGDVTNVPEKQIVIAAGEGAKAALGAFRYVSRMKG; encoded by the coding sequence ATGTCCAGAGTTCGTGACCTGATCATCATAGGGGCCGGCCCGGCCGGCATAACGGCTGCGGTTTACGCCGCCCGAAAAAGGATGGACTTTGTCGTTATAACCCTGGATATCGGCGGGCAGACAGCTTGGAGCGGGGATATAGAGAATTATACCGGGTATCAATTCATATCGGGGACGGACCTTGCCGCCAAGTTCGAGGAACACGCCAGAAAATACGATGTAGACATCCATATGCCTGAATCCGTATCGGATATCTCCTCCGGGGACCGGGTCGTGACCGTCAGGAGCGATAAGGGGGAATACAGCGCGAGAACCTTGATAATTGCGTCGGGAAAACATTCCCGCAAGCTAGGCGTACCGGGCGAGGAGAAATACAGGAACAAGGGCGTAGCTTATTGCGCTACCTGCGATGGCCCGATCTTCTCCGGGAAAAAGGTGGTCGTGGTAGGAGGAGGGAATTCCGGGCTTGAGGCCGTTCTGCAGCTTGTCAGGATAGCCAGTGAGGTCACCATTGTCAATGTGGCCCCGGCCCTTACGGGAGACGCGATCCTGAAAGAGAAGATCGAAGCGGATGGCAGGATAAAAGTGATGAACCGGAGCGTCGTGAAGGAGATCAAGGGTGACAGGTTCGTGACCGGTATACTGGTCGACGTTTCGGGCAAAGAGGAAGAAGTGCCCGCTGAAGGCGTGTTCGTCGAGGTCGGGCTTACACCTAATGCGGAGTTCGCCGGGATCGTCGGGAAGAATGAGCTTGGAGAGATCAAGATCAACTGTGCTTGCGAGACCGATATCCCGGGGATATTCGCGGCGGGGGACGTGACCAATGTACCGGAAAAACAGATCGTGATAGCCGCGGGAGAAGGCGCAAAGGCGGCGCTTGGCGCGTTCCGCTATGTGTCGAGGATGAAAGGATGA
- the gdhA gene encoding NADP-specific glutamate dehydrogenase: MSQKINEMMEAVTKKNQGEPEFMQAVQEVVESLAPYMEKNPKYKKAKILERMVEPERVIMFRVPWLDDKGEVQINRGYRIEMNSAIGPYKGGIRFHPSVNLSILKFLAFEQVFKNSLTTLPMGGGKGGSDFDPKGKSDNEVMKFCQSFMSELFRHIGPDTDVPAGDIGVGGREIGFMFGQYKKLRNEFTGVLTGKGLSWGGSLIRPEATGYGCVYMVEEMLKTKGESLKGKVCAVSGSGNVAQYTVEKLLELGAKVVTLSDSNGFIHDEGGIDHKELKCVMDLKNVRRGRISECAKEFKCKYYPNKRPWQVKCDIAFPSATQNEISGEDAKALIKNGCIAVGEGANMPTTPEGVKVFQKARILFAPGKAANAGGVATSGLEMSQNSMRLSWSREEVDKKLHDIMIAIHENCVKYGKEKDYVDYVKGANIAGFVKVADAMMAQGVV; the protein is encoded by the coding sequence ATGAGCCAGAAGATCAATGAAATGATGGAAGCTGTTACCAAAAAGAACCAGGGCGAGCCGGAATTCATGCAGGCCGTGCAGGAAGTAGTGGAGTCTCTCGCGCCGTACATGGAGAAGAACCCGAAATATAAGAAGGCTAAGATACTGGAGAGGATGGTGGAACCGGAAAGGGTGATCATGTTCCGCGTTCCGTGGTTAGATGATAAGGGCGAGGTACAGATAAACAGGGGATATCGCATAGAGATGAACAGCGCGATAGGTCCGTACAAAGGGGGCATCAGGTTCCATCCGAGCGTTAACCTGAGCATACTGAAGTTCCTGGCCTTTGAGCAGGTGTTCAAGAACAGTCTTACCACGCTTCCTATGGGTGGGGGAAAAGGCGGTTCGGATTTCGACCCCAAGGGTAAATCCGATAACGAGGTCATGAAGTTCTGCCAGAGCTTCATGAGCGAGCTTTTCCGGCATATCGGTCCGGATACGGACGTGCCGGCCGGGGATATAGGGGTCGGTGGCCGCGAGATAGGTTTCATGTTCGGTCAGTACAAGAAGTTGAGGAACGAATTTACCGGAGTCCTGACCGGCAAGGGATTGAGCTGGGGAGGAAGCCTTATAAGGCCGGAAGCGACAGGATACGGTTGTGTGTATATGGTCGAAGAGATGCTGAAGACAAAAGGGGAATCTCTTAAAGGCAAGGTTTGCGCGGTGTCGGGTTCCGGCAACGTGGCGCAGTACACCGTGGAGAAATTGCTTGAGCTCGGGGCAAAAGTCGTTACCCTGTCGGATTCGAACGGTTTCATACACGACGAGGGCGGTATTGACCATAAGGAACTGAAATGCGTTATGGACCTGAAGAACGTCCGTCGCGGGCGTATATCAGAATGTGCCAAGGAGTTCAAATGTAAATATTATCCCAATAAGCGGCCTTGGCAGGTAAAATGTGATATAGCTTTCCCGTCGGCTACGCAGAACGAGATCTCCGGGGAAGACGCGAAAGCGCTCATAAAGAACGGGTGTATCGCTGTCGGGGAAGGCGCCAATATGCCGACGACACCGGAAGGCGTTAAAGTGTTCCAGAAGGCCCGTATACTTTTCGCCCCCGGCAAAGCGGCGAACGCTGGCGGTGTGGCTACTTCCGGCCTGGAAATGAGTCAGAACAGTATGAGGCTATCCTGGTCGCGTGAAGAAGTGGACAAGAAGCTCCATGACATCATGATCGCCATACATGAGAATTGCGTAAAATACGGGAAGGAAAAGGACTATGTCGACTACGTAAAGGGAGCTAACATCGCGGGCTTTGTCAAAGTCGCCGATGCCATGATGGCCCAGGGCGTGGTATAG
- a CDS encoding ferritin: MLSDKMVKSINDQINKEIYSGYLYLGMASYAAQAGLPGVANWFTVQMQEELAHAQKFYDYVNRQGGRVLLKSVDEPPQKFSSPLELFKKTLAHEKIVTGLINKLVDQARAEKDHATEIFLQWFVTEQVEEEENATSNMNRLKLTGQDGNGLLMIDKELAARVFTPPPAAK, from the coding sequence ATGCTTAGCGATAAAATGGTAAAAAGTATTAATGACCAGATCAATAAAGAGATATACTCGGGATACCTGTATCTGGGTATGGCGAGTTACGCGGCGCAGGCCGGTCTTCCCGGAGTAGCTAACTGGTTCACGGTACAAATGCAGGAAGAGCTCGCTCACGCGCAGAAGTTCTATGATTACGTCAACAGACAGGGAGGGAGAGTGCTCCTGAAGTCCGTGGATGAGCCCCCCCAGAAATTCAGTTCTCCGCTCGAACTTTTCAAGAAGACCCTGGCGCATGAGAAAATAGTAACAGGTCTCATAAATAAACTTGTGGATCAGGCGCGCGCGGAAAAGGACCATGCTACGGAGATATTCCTGCAATGGTTCGTAACGGAGCAGGTCGAGGAAGAAGAGAACGCTACGAGCAATATGAACAGGCTGAAACTGACAGGACAGGACGGCAACGGGCTTTTAATGATAGACAAGGAGTTGGCCGCCAGGGTATTCACGCCTCCTCCGGCCGCTAAATGA
- a CDS encoding FprA family A-type flavoprotein, with translation MERVKRSVEIKKGVHWVGGIDWDLRDFHGYSTNRGSTYNAYLLLDDKITLVDTVKYYLYDEMMERISSVVDPAKIEYVVSNHVEMDHSGSLPMMMKVCPDATVITSPNGEKGLKKHYGGDWKFKVVNTGDTLNIGARTLNFVLMQMVHWPDSMATYIPQDKLLLPNDAFGQHIASPERFDDELGWGISREEAAKYYANIVLPYGAQVKKALGELGGLDIDMIAPSHGIIWREHLKEIISEYVKWSDNATEKAAVIVYSTMWGSTAKMAGVIHDAFTARGYKAYLMDLKTNDISDVMTKALTAEYICVGSPTLNNGMMPPVGAFLTYLKGLAPKGRKGLAFGSFGWGGQSVPQIEGILKGMGFDMMESAKMNYIPAPDELVGLQKKMEGALS, from the coding sequence GTGGAAAGGGTGAAGAGATCCGTAGAGATAAAAAAGGGTGTTCACTGGGTGGGTGGCATAGATTGGGACCTGAGGGATTTCCACGGGTACAGTACGAACCGCGGATCCACGTATAATGCCTATCTTCTCCTGGACGATAAGATAACACTTGTGGATACGGTCAAATACTACCTTTATGACGAAATGATGGAAAGGATAAGTTCTGTCGTTGACCCAGCCAAGATAGAGTATGTAGTATCCAATCACGTGGAAATGGACCATTCGGGATCCTTACCCATGATGATGAAGGTCTGCCCGGACGCTACGGTCATTACTTCCCCTAACGGGGAAAAAGGGCTCAAAAAACATTATGGCGGGGATTGGAAGTTCAAGGTAGTGAACACGGGCGATACCTTGAACATAGGGGCCAGAACACTCAATTTCGTACTTATGCAGATGGTGCATTGGCCGGATTCCATGGCTACGTACATCCCGCAGGATAAGTTGCTCCTTCCGAACGACGCGTTCGGACAGCATATCGCTTCCCCTGAGAGGTTCGACGACGAGCTGGGATGGGGGATATCCCGGGAAGAGGCGGCGAAGTATTACGCCAATATAGTGCTTCCCTACGGAGCGCAGGTCAAAAAAGCCCTTGGTGAGCTGGGGGGATTGGATATAGACATGATAGCGCCCAGCCACGGTATCATATGGAGGGAACACCTTAAGGAGATAATTTCGGAATACGTGAAATGGTCGGACAACGCGACCGAGAAAGCGGCCGTTATTGTTTACTCGACCATGTGGGGATCTACCGCGAAGATGGCTGGGGTGATACACGACGCTTTTACCGCCAGGGGATACAAGGCATACCTTATGGACCTCAAGACCAATGACATTTCGGATGTAATGACAAAAGCGCTTACCGCGGAATATATATGTGTAGGGTCGCCGACGCTTAATAACGGCATGATGCCGCCGGTCGGGGCTTTTCTTACATACCTGAAAGGCCTGGCGCCTAAGGGCAGGAAAGGTCTCGCGTTCGGGTCTTTCGGCTGGGGAGGGCAGAGTGTCCCCCAGATAGAGGGAATATTGAAGGGGATGGGGTTCGACATGATGGAAAGCGCAAAGATGAATTATATACCCGCCCCGGACGAACTAGTGGGATTACAGAAAAAAATGGAAGGAGCGTTATCATGA
- a CDS encoding ferritin family protein: MDKRFSACEVVELGVQIEKNGRAFYSEMAKKAGNQKAAAMFEFLSDEEKKHIAAFREISAAACDYEPEGAYPDEYFVYMNQMASQNVFTRKDSGAQIARDVRDYIDGIDVALKFEKDSILFYEEMRKMVPENNRDLVDKLISEEKKHVAMLCEMKGGCAI, encoded by the coding sequence ATGGACAAGAGATTCTCTGCGTGCGAGGTCGTGGAGCTGGGGGTCCAGATAGAGAAGAACGGCAGGGCCTTCTATTCCGAAATGGCAAAAAAGGCGGGTAACCAGAAAGCCGCGGCGATGTTCGAATTCCTTTCGGATGAAGAGAAAAAACATATCGCCGCTTTCAGGGAGATATCCGCCGCCGCGTGCGATTACGAGCCGGAAGGCGCCTATCCGGATGAGTATTTCGTGTACATGAACCAGATGGCCAGCCAGAACGTTTTTACGCGCAAGGATAGCGGCGCCCAGATCGCCCGTGATGTCAGGGATTATATAGACGGTATTGATGTCGCCCTGAAATTCGAGAAGGATTCCATCCTATTCTATGAAGAGATGAGGAAGATGGTGCCTGAGAATAACCGTGATCTGGTGGACAAGCTTATAAGCGAGGAGAAAAAGCATGTTGCTATGCTTTGTGAGATGAAAGGAGGATGTGCCATATGA
- a CDS encoding N-glycosylase/DNA lyase, which yields MKHQLKAEYAAKKKSIRRRLSEFKKIWALGDEEIFAELCFCVCTPQSKAVVCDRAIRTLVGTRVLYTGNEDEIREHLVGVRFPNNKARFIVYDRDLLSKGGKIEIRSRIDGKDVLSSRKWLADNIKGVGYKEASHFLRNIGFGGDLAILDVHILRNMKRLGLVKEIPSNITVQRYAELEARLRCFSRDIGIAMDELDILFWSRETGEIFK from the coding sequence ATGAAACATCAACTGAAGGCCGAATACGCGGCCAAGAAAAAGAGCATCCGGCGCCGTCTTTCCGAATTCAAGAAGATATGGGCGCTGGGTGATGAGGAGATCTTCGCCGAACTTTGTTTCTGTGTATGTACCCCCCAGTCCAAGGCTGTGGTATGCGACCGGGCCATAAGAACCCTTGTCGGGACACGTGTGCTTTATACCGGGAATGAAGATGAGATCAGAGAACACCTTGTAGGCGTGAGGTTCCCCAACAACAAGGCCCGTTTCATTGTGTATGACCGCGATCTCCTTTCGAAAGGCGGAAAGATAGAGATAAGGTCCAGGATAGACGGAAAGGACGTTCTTTCGTCTCGGAAGTGGCTTGCGGACAATATAAAAGGTGTCGGGTATAAGGAGGCCAGTCACTTCCTGCGGAATATCGGTTTCGGCGGGGACCTGGCCATATTAGATGTCCATATACTCAGGAACATGAAGAGGTTGGGGCTGGTAAAGGAGATACCTTCGAATATTACCGTACAGAGGTATGCTGAATTAGAGGCCCGGCTCAGGTGTTTTTCCCGCGATATCGGTATAGCCATGGATGAACTGGACATATTGTTCTGGTCAAGGGAGACGGGCGAGATATTCAAGTGA
- a CDS encoding desulfoferrodoxin: MTGLRDVYKCNVCGHVVEIVNEGQPTLVCCGQPMVKLEEKTADQGLEKHVPVVEDASGGVKVKVGSVAHPMEEKHYIKFIEVETDTEVLRSELKPGQAPEAVFCVDKGKIRKVREYCIIHDLWKA; encoded by the coding sequence ATGACGGGACTCAGGGACGTTTATAAATGTAATGTGTGCGGGCATGTGGTCGAGATCGTTAATGAGGGACAACCGACGCTGGTATGTTGCGGGCAGCCCATGGTGAAGCTCGAGGAAAAGACCGCCGACCAGGGCCTGGAAAAACATGTACCTGTCGTGGAGGACGCCTCGGGTGGAGTGAAGGTGAAGGTGGGAAGCGTCGCGCATCCCATGGAGGAAAAACATTATATAAAGTTCATAGAGGTGGAGACGGATACGGAAGTGCTGCGTTCCGAGCTTAAACCGGGGCAGGCGCCGGAAGCTGTTTTTTGCGTGGATAAAGGGAAGATAAGGAAGGTGCGGGAATATTGCATAATACATGATCTTTGGAAAGCGTGA
- a CDS encoding rubredoxin — MQKYKCTVCGYIYDPAENGNVSFESLPDDWVCPECGVGKDQFEPQA, encoded by the coding sequence ATGCAGAAATACAAGTGTACGGTATGCGGTTATATCTATGATCCGGCCGAGAACGGTAATGTATCCTTCGAGTCGCTACCTGACGACTGGGTCTGCCCGGAATGCGGTGTAGGTAAGGACCAGTTCGAGCCACAAGCCTGA